In Magnetospirillum sp. XM-1, a single window of DNA contains:
- a CDS encoding glycosyltransferase family 2 protein — MTLQSGTPGFKLFVIVPAFNEEHSIAAAITALRTVESGIRDLGGDLAILVVDDGSTDRTADAARDAGVDVLVSHRINRGLGAAVRTGITEAIARGADLVVKFDADLQHDPADITPLILPILDGCSDVVYGHRHSRISYRMPLVRKLGNLFFNRLMSYLTGQKVTDGQPGIIALGADYLGTFHIPGDYNYAQQILLDAYFKGMRFSQVDVSFRPRTSGRSFISLKYPFIALSQILIILAMYAPMRVFGRFGLAFGLAGTALFFVELALYFLGLADKPVGNVNLVLGLVILGSQSLCFGIIAELIRQQRKS, encoded by the coding sequence ATGACACTCCAAAGCGGGACGCCCGGCTTCAAGCTGTTCGTCATCGTTCCCGCCTTCAACGAAGAGCATTCCATCGCGGCGGCCATCACCGCCCTGCGCACCGTCGAGAGCGGCATCAGGGATCTGGGCGGCGACCTCGCCATCCTGGTGGTCGATGACGGCTCCACCGACCGCACGGCGGACGCCGCCCGGGACGCCGGAGTGGATGTCCTGGTGTCCCATCGCATCAACCGGGGCCTAGGCGCCGCGGTACGGACCGGCATCACCGAGGCCATCGCCCGCGGCGCCGATCTGGTGGTCAAGTTCGATGCCGACCTGCAGCATGACCCGGCGGATATCACGCCCCTGATCCTCCCCATCCTGGATGGGTGCTCCGATGTGGTCTACGGCCATCGCCACAGCCGCATCAGCTATCGCATGCCGCTGGTCCGCAAGCTGGGCAACCTGTTCTTCAACCGGCTGATGAGCTATCTGACGGGACAGAAGGTGACGGACGGCCAGCCGGGCATCATCGCCCTGGGCGCCGATTACCTTGGGACCTTCCACATTCCCGGCGACTACAACTATGCCCAGCAGATCCTGCTGGACGCCTATTTCAAGGGCATGCGCTTTTCCCAGGTGGACGTGTCCTTCCGGCCGAGGACCAGCGGCCGGTCGTTCATCTCGCTGAAGTATCCCTTCATCGCGCTCAGCCAGATTCTCATCATTCTGGCCATGTATGCCCCCATGCGGGTGTTCGGGCGGTTCGGACTGGCCTTCGGGCTGGCCGGGACGGCGCTGTTTTTCGTCGAACTGGCGCTTTACTTCCTGGGGCTGGCCGACAAGCCGGTCGGCAACGTCAATCTGGTCTTAGGGCTGGTCATCCTGGGCAGCCAGTCCCTGTGTTTCGGCATCATCGCCGAACTGATCCGCCAGCAACGGAAAAGCTAG
- a CDS encoding DegT/DnrJ/EryC1/StrS aminotransferase family protein — protein MSAWPRFKFYGTPRIFLQAAGEILGGTIHKGDDVARLEAEIARLTGRRHAIATPQARVGLFLILEALLARTERRKVVLSPYTIYDVVNMVVCARGVPVFADVDPRTGNLDPDQVAALIDDGVAAVLSTHLHGIMADLGRLAAVCEAAGIPLLEDAAQAFGGRWQGRAAGGVGHAAMFSLGRAKNINCFYGGVVVTDDDALAASIRAHMADWPDLATSFLVKRIIHCAIIALAVSRAIFPWLTRHVFRSLAIRGERKGAALFSTERNPLLRSHLPPDWQRRLTPMQARMALDQLRRADADQVHRLRLARLYRDGLADLPQVGLPRPLPGADDIFMPFPIQVADRLALQEYLLNAGLDVVVQHIGNCADYPVFAPFHRDCPQARQVAKSVLLLPTYPEYPEVEARRIVRAIRDFYKAPPES, from the coding sequence ATGAGCGCTTGGCCACGCTTCAAGTTCTACGGGACGCCGCGCATCTTCCTTCAGGCCGCCGGGGAGATTCTAGGCGGGACCATTCACAAGGGCGACGACGTGGCGCGGCTGGAGGCCGAGATCGCCCGGCTGACCGGGCGGCGCCATGCCATCGCCACGCCCCAGGCGCGGGTGGGCCTGTTTCTGATCCTCGAGGCGCTTCTGGCGCGCACGGAGCGGCGCAAGGTCGTGCTGTCGCCCTACACCATCTACGACGTAGTCAACATGGTGGTGTGCGCCCGCGGCGTTCCGGTCTTCGCCGACGTCGATCCCCGGACCGGCAATCTCGATCCCGATCAGGTGGCTGCCCTGATCGACGATGGCGTGGCGGCGGTGCTGTCCACCCACCTGCACGGCATCATGGCCGATCTCGGGCGTCTTGCCGCCGTCTGCGAGGCCGCAGGCATTCCCCTGCTGGAAGACGCCGCCCAGGCCTTTGGTGGGCGCTGGCAGGGCCGCGCCGCCGGAGGCGTGGGCCACGCCGCCATGTTCAGCCTGGGGCGGGCCAAGAACATCAACTGCTTCTATGGCGGCGTTGTTGTCACCGACGACGATGCCCTGGCCGCCTCGATCCGCGCTCATATGGCGGATTGGCCGGACCTTGCCACCTCCTTCCTGGTCAAGCGGATCATCCACTGCGCCATCATCGCCCTGGCGGTGTCGCGGGCGATATTTCCCTGGCTGACCCGGCACGTTTTCCGAAGCCTGGCCATTCGGGGAGAGCGCAAGGGCGCCGCCCTGTTCTCCACCGAGCGCAACCCCCTTCTTCGCAGCCACCTGCCGCCGGATTGGCAGCGCCGCCTGACCCCCATGCAGGCCCGCATGGCCCTCGACCAATTGCGCCGCGCCGACGCCGATCAGGTCCACCGGCTGCGTCTGGCCCGGCTTTACCGCGACGGTCTGGCCGATCTGCCCCAAGTGGGATTGCCCCGACCCCTGCCCGGGGCGGACGACATCTTCATGCCCTTTCCCATCCAGGTCGCCGACCGGCTGGCCTTGCAGGAATATCTGCTGAACGCCGGACTGGACGTGGTGGTTCAGCATATCGGCAATTGCGCCGACTATCCGGTCTTCGCCCCGTTCCACCGCGATTGCCCCCAGGCGCGTCAGGTGGCAAAATCCGTGCTGCTGCTGCCGACCTATCCGGAATACCCCGAGGTCGAGGCCCGCCGGATCGTCCGCGCCATCCGCGATTTCTACAAAGCGCCGCCGGAGAGCTGA
- a CDS encoding methyltransferase domain-containing protein — protein MNGLLSPLLARMRIGTVRPFLRGRVLDYGCGRGRLCDLVPAGQFVGLDADAAALAEARRLHPGHVFQAVETLGDISGFDTIIAMAVIGYIPDLEGLFASFAERLNQGGRIVVTSPTPQANALHRIGARLGVFGSDTYQSAAALPDRPRIEQAARSAGLRLVHYARFMLGLNQIAVFEARAPDGKDGP, from the coding sequence GTGAACGGCCTGTTGTCCCCCCTGCTCGCCCGAATGCGGATCGGCACCGTCCGACCCTTCTTGCGTGGCCGGGTTCTGGATTATGGATGCGGCCGGGGACGGCTTTGCGATCTGGTGCCGGCCGGGCAATTCGTCGGCCTGGATGCCGATGCGGCAGCCCTGGCCGAGGCGCGGCGCCTCCATCCCGGCCATGTGTTCCAGGCGGTGGAGACCTTGGGGGACATATCCGGATTTGATACCATCATCGCCATGGCGGTGATCGGCTATATCCCCGATCTGGAGGGATTGTTCGCCTCCTTCGCCGAGCGGCTGAACCAGGGGGGACGCATCGTGGTGACCTCGCCCACGCCCCAGGCCAATGCCTTACACCGGATCGGGGCGCGATTGGGCGTGTTCGGCTCGGATACCTACCAGAGCGCCGCCGCCCTGCCCGACCGGCCCCGGATCGAGCAGGCGGCCCGGAGCGCCGGATTGCGCCTCGTCCATTACGCTCGCTTCATGCTTGGCCTCAACCAGATCGCCGTGTTCGAAGCACGGGCGCCGGACGGAAAGGACGGCCCATGA
- a CDS encoding class I SAM-dependent methyltransferase: MDPATNDRAAEQEQRSYYNAIADTYDSHFASPQALAYRNRLYSRIFAGIDLSGARVLDVACGGGENSVFFRERGCDVVGVDISDAQCRIFRRRFPGSLVVTGSMAELAFAEETFDVVVTESLHHSHPHLERTLAEISRVLRPGGHFLLWEPEVGSIFDRARKLWYRLDPSYFQDNEQSIDIEQVVSTLQDRFTVERTEYGGNVAHLFVLNSMHFRIPPRLVGLYARGAMALEFLLNRLATRLLSMWVLCLLRKKDAAR; this comes from the coding sequence ATGGACCCAGCGACGAACGACCGCGCCGCCGAGCAGGAGCAACGCTCCTACTACAACGCCATCGCCGACACCTACGATTCCCACTTTGCCAGCCCCCAGGCCCTGGCTTATCGCAATCGCCTGTATTCCCGCATATTCGCCGGAATTGACCTTTCTGGGGCGCGGGTGCTCGACGTCGCCTGCGGCGGGGGCGAAAATTCCGTGTTCTTCCGGGAACGGGGATGCGACGTGGTGGGTGTGGATATTTCCGACGCCCAGTGCCGCATCTTTCGCCGCCGCTTTCCGGGATCGCTGGTGGTGACCGGTTCCATGGCGGAACTGGCCTTCGCCGAAGAAACCTTCGACGTGGTGGTCACCGAATCCCTCCACCACAGCCACCCGCACCTGGAGCGGACCCTGGCGGAGATTTCCAGGGTCCTCAGGCCCGGTGGGCATTTCCTGTTATGGGAGCCCGAGGTCGGATCCATCTTCGACCGGGCGCGCAAGCTGTGGTACCGGCTCGATCCCAGCTATTTTCAAGACAACGAGCAGTCCATCGACATCGAGCAGGTGGTCTCGACGCTGCAAGACCGCTTTACGGTGGAGCGGACGGAATATGGCGGTAACGTCGCCCATCTCTTCGTGCTGAATTCCATGCATTTCCGCATCCCGCCACGTCTTGTCGGCCTCTATGCCCGGGGCGCCATGGCGCTGGAGTTCCTTCTGAACAGGCTGGCCACCCGTTTGTTGTCGATGTGGGTTCTTTGCCTGCTGCGAAAGAAGGATGCCGCCCGGTGA
- the purH gene encoding bifunctional phosphoribosylaminoimidazolecarboxamide formyltransferase/IMP cyclohydrolase: protein MSDIRPVRRALLSVSDKTGLIEFARFLTKSGVELLSTGGTAKAMRDAGLAVIDVSDFTGFPEMLDGRVKTLHPKVHGGLLGIRGNAEHEKAMAAHGIKEIDLLVVNLYPFEETVAKGADYETCVENIDIGGPAMIRAASKNHDSVTVVVDVEDYAVVQSEMEANKGGTTLGLRKRLAATAYARTGAYDAAISQWFARELGDTFPRRVVVAGELKQSLRYGENPHQAAAFYTNGSSRAGVATARQLQGKELSYNNLNDTDAAFELAAEFDQPAIAIIKHANPCGVSVGTDLKSAYLRALACDPVSAFGGIVAMNRRLDKVTAEEIAKLFTEVVIAPEADDDAVAVFAAKKNLRLLVTGGMPDPSEPGMTLRPVAGGYLFQTKDNGRVMAADLKVVTKRAPTERELADLLTAFRICKHVKSNAIIYVKDGATVGIGAGQMSRVDSSRIAAWKAQEAATAAGLSEPQTIGSVVASDAFFPFADGLLAAAAAGATAVIQPGGSMRDAEVIAAADEKGLAMVFTGMRHFRH from the coding sequence ATGTCCGATATCCGCCCCGTCCGCCGCGCCCTGCTTTCGGTTTCCGACAAGACCGGCCTGATCGAGTTCGCCCGTTTCCTGACCAAGTCGGGCGTCGAACTGCTGTCCACCGGCGGCACCGCCAAGGCCATGCGCGACGCCGGCCTGGCGGTGATCGACGTCTCCGACTTCACCGGCTTCCCCGAGATGCTGGACGGCCGGGTCAAGACCCTGCATCCCAAGGTGCATGGCGGCCTGCTGGGCATCCGCGGCAACGCCGAGCACGAGAAGGCCATGGCGGCCCACGGCATCAAGGAAATCGACCTCCTGGTGGTTAACCTCTACCCCTTCGAGGAGACGGTGGCCAAGGGCGCCGATTACGAGACCTGCGTCGAGAACATCGACATCGGCGGCCCCGCCATGATCCGCGCCGCCTCCAAGAACCATGACTCGGTCACCGTGGTGGTGGACGTCGAGGATTACGCCGTGGTGCAGTCCGAGATGGAGGCCAACAAGGGCGGCACCACCCTGGGCCTGAGGAAGCGTCTGGCCGCCACGGCCTATGCGCGGACCGGCGCCTACGACGCCGCCATCAGCCAGTGGTTCGCGCGTGAATTGGGCGACACCTTCCCGCGCCGCGTGGTGGTGGCGGGCGAGTTGAAGCAGTCGCTGCGTTACGGCGAGAACCCGCACCAGGCCGCCGCCTTCTACACCAACGGCTCGTCCCGCGCCGGCGTGGCCACGGCGCGTCAGCTGCAGGGCAAGGAACTCTCCTACAACAACCTGAACGACACCGACGCCGCCTTCGAGCTGGCCGCCGAGTTCGACCAGCCGGCCATCGCCATCATCAAGCACGCCAATCCCTGCGGCGTGTCGGTGGGCACGGATCTCAAGAGCGCCTATCTGCGGGCGCTGGCCTGCGATCCGGTCTCGGCCTTCGGCGGCATCGTCGCCATGAACCGCCGCCTGGACAAGGTCACCGCCGAGGAGATCGCCAAGCTGTTCACCGAAGTGGTGATTGCGCCCGAGGCCGATGACGACGCCGTCGCCGTCTTCGCCGCCAAGAAGAACCTGCGCCTGCTGGTCACCGGCGGCATGCCCGACCCCTCCGAGCCCGGCATGACGCTGCGCCCGGTGGCCGGCGGCTATCTGTTCCAGACCAAGGACAACGGCCGCGTCATGGCCGCCGATCTCAAGGTGGTGACCAAGCGGGCGCCCACCGAGCGCGAACTGGCCGACCTGCTCACCGCCTTCCGCATCTGCAAGCACGTCAAGTCCAACGCCATCATCTACGTCAAGGACGGCGCCACCGTGGGCATCGGGGCGGGGCAGATGAGCCGGGTGGATTCGTCGCGCATCGCCGCCTGGAAGGCCCAGGAGGCGGCCACCGCCGCCGGCCTGTCCGAGCCCCAGACCATCGGTTCGGTGGTGGCGTCGGATGCCTTCTTCCCCTTCGCCGACGGTCTGCTGGCGGCGGCGGCGGCGGGTGCGACCGCGGTGATCCAGCCGGGTGGCTCCATGCGCGACGCCGAGGTGATCGCGGCGGCCGACGAGAAGGGCCTGGCCATGGTCTTCACCGGTATGCGCCACTTCCGGCACTGA